From the Rattus norvegicus strain BN/NHsdMcwi chromosome Y, GRCr8, whole genome shotgun sequence genome, one window contains:
- the LOC134484330 gene encoding glutaredoxin-1-like — MFLFIEPTFQYCRNTEEVLNQLPFKQGLLGYVDITATNNTNSIQDYFQQLTGVRIVPWVYLGNQRLHRQSSDLVFLQ, encoded by the coding sequence ATGTTCCTGTTCATCGAACCCACCTTCCAGTATTGCAGAAATACTGAAGAAgtcctcaatcaactccctttCAAGCAAGGTCTTCTGGGATatgtagacatcacagccactaacaacaccaattcaattcaagattacttccaacagctcactggagtgagaatagtccCTTGGGTCTATTTAGGTAATCAAAGACTTCATAGGCAGAGCAGTGATCTAGTCTTCCTGCAatag